Proteins found in one Streptomyces sp. NBC_00461 genomic segment:
- a CDS encoding cobalamin B12-binding domain-containing protein: MGVDAGPIRVVVAKPGLDGHDRGAKVIARALRDAGMEVIYTGLHQTPEQIVGTAIQEDADAIGLSVLSGAHNTLFAAVIDLLKERDAEDILVFGGGIIPEADIRPLKEKGVAEIFTPGATTRSIVDWVRANVRQSTGA; this comes from the coding sequence ATGGGTGTGGACGCCGGTCCGATCCGCGTGGTGGTGGCCAAGCCGGGGCTCGACGGCCACGACCGGGGTGCCAAGGTGATCGCGCGGGCGCTGCGCGACGCCGGTATGGAGGTCATCTACACCGGGCTCCACCAGACTCCCGAGCAGATCGTCGGCACGGCGATCCAGGAGGACGCCGACGCGATCGGGCTGTCCGTCCTCTCCGGCGCCCACAACACGCTGTTCGCCGCCGTGATCGACCTGCTCAAGGAGCGGGACGCGGAGGACATCCTGGTCTTCGGCGGCGGGATCATCCCCGAGGCGGACATCCGTCCGCTGAAGGAGAAGGGCGTCGCGGAGATCTTCACGCCCGGGGCGACCACTCGGTCGATCGTGGACTGGGTGCGGGCCAACGTCCGGCAGTCGACGGGGGCATAG
- a CDS encoding DUF5691 domain-containing protein: MNRTSTPVDAPAPGAWEELVTVALLGTERRTPPGGAPGREAPVALLDAAAAETVRRRAGLRPGRAARRPEPASEDPRPALPAAAARRLSLLLTDRPGTGGGRRGTAPDLMELLPQWLATANARGFAAPPQALPALLDAARGRTDLRPAALTFAGPRAVWLARLNPDWRFALRATPGGGTALPHPEDTEQTRRLWEEGLFAERVALLSGIRAREPAAARELLTTTWSTERAEDRLMFLDSLRAGLGPQDEPFLEQALADRSRNVRATAAELLSALPGSALAARMAVRAAACVAVDRTRDTPTITVEAPHECDASMERDGVAAKAPAGRGERSWWFGQLVEATPLGTWSARLGGRTPRQIVALPVTDDWQGELHAAWCRAAVRQREPEWARALLGTPSAPEAGGPGAVSLAERAKLLGTLSAAERADWVAGFIATHGLSEAFQLLGVCAVPWTAPLGRAVVDALDIARDAGSYPWSFSGVMGLAERCLDPGEASRLDGLLAIPDEPEDASPGAGGYWAEAFQRLVTTLRLRAVMVEELGG; encoded by the coding sequence ATGAACAGGACGTCCACGCCTGTGGATGCGCCCGCCCCTGGCGCCTGGGAGGAGCTCGTCACGGTCGCGCTGCTCGGGACGGAGCGGCGCACCCCGCCGGGCGGTGCACCGGGGCGGGAGGCACCGGTGGCGCTGCTGGACGCGGCGGCCGCGGAGACCGTACGGCGGCGAGCCGGGCTGCGTCCCGGGCGGGCGGCCCGGCGGCCGGAACCGGCTTCCGAGGACCCACGCCCCGCGCTGCCCGCCGCGGCGGCCCGCAGGCTCTCGCTGCTGCTCACCGACCGTCCCGGCACGGGCGGCGGCCGCCGGGGCACGGCTCCGGACCTCATGGAGCTGCTGCCCCAGTGGCTCGCGACGGCGAACGCCCGTGGCTTCGCGGCGCCCCCTCAGGCGCTGCCCGCACTGCTGGACGCGGCCCGTGGGCGTACGGACCTGCGGCCGGCGGCGCTGACGTTCGCGGGACCGCGGGCCGTGTGGCTGGCCCGGCTGAACCCGGACTGGCGGTTCGCCCTGCGCGCGACGCCGGGCGGAGGCACCGCCCTGCCGCACCCCGAGGACACGGAGCAGACCCGACGCCTGTGGGAGGAGGGCCTGTTCGCCGAGCGCGTCGCGCTTCTGTCCGGCATACGCGCCCGCGAGCCCGCCGCCGCGCGTGAACTGCTCACGACGACGTGGTCGACGGAGCGGGCCGAGGACCGTCTGATGTTCCTCGACTCGCTGCGCGCGGGACTTGGCCCGCAGGACGAGCCCTTCCTGGAACAGGCGTTGGCGGACCGCAGCCGCAATGTGAGGGCGACGGCGGCCGAGCTGCTCTCCGCGCTGCCGGGTTCGGCGCTCGCCGCCCGGATGGCCGTCAGGGCCGCTGCGTGTGTGGCCGTGGACCGCACGCGGGACACACCGACGATCACTGTCGAGGCTCCGCACGAGTGCGACGCGAGCATGGAGCGCGACGGTGTCGCGGCCAAGGCTCCGGCAGGACGGGGTGAACGGTCGTGGTGGTTCGGCCAGTTGGTGGAGGCGACACCGCTCGGGACATGGTCCGCGCGGCTCGGTGGGCGTACGCCCCGGCAGATCGTGGCGCTGCCGGTGACGGACGACTGGCAGGGCGAGCTGCACGCGGCATGGTGCCGGGCCGCCGTGCGGCAGCGGGAGCCCGAGTGGGCCCGGGCGCTGCTGGGGACACCCTCCGCCCCGGAGGCCGGCGGCCCGGGCGCGGTGTCGCTGGCCGAGCGCGCCAAGCTGCTCGGCACCCTCAGCGCCGCCGAACGGGCCGACTGGGTGGCCGGGTTCATCGCGACCCATGGTCTGTCCGAGGCCTTTCAGCTGCTCGGGGTGTGCGCGGTGCCCTGGACCGCGCCGCTGGGGCGGGCGGTGGTGGACGCTCTCGACATCGCGCGGGACGCGGGAAGTTATCCATGGAGTTTCAGCGGAGTGATGGGCCTGGCGGAGCGCTGTCTCGACCCCGGCGAGGCGAGCCGCCTCGACGGCCTCCTGGCGATACCGGACGAACCGGAGGACGCGTCGCCCGGCGCCGGGGGCTACTGGGCGGAGGCCTTCCAGCGCCTGGTCACGACCTTGCGGCTGCGGGCGGTGATGGTGGAGGAGCTGGGCGGGTAG
- a CDS encoding ATP-binding protein: MSVSVESVEPTTVEAAQVLAKEPAEALRPHAENAFAGELAALAEQDDRPRPARWRLSPWAVATYLLGGTLPDGTVITPKYVGPRRIVEVAVTTLATDRALLLLGVPGTAKTWVSEHLAAAVSGDSTLLVQGTAGTPEEAIRYGWNYAQLLANGPSRDALVPSPVMRAMAEGMTARVEELTRIPADVQDTLITILSEKTLPIPELGQEVQAVRGFNLIATANDRDRGVNDLSSALRRRFNTVVLPLPESVEAEVDIVSRRVDQIGRSLDLPAVPEGVDEIRRVVTVFRELRDGITSDGRTKVKSPSGTLSTAEAISVVTSGLALAAHFGDGVLRAGDVAAGILGAVVRDPAADRVIWQEYLEAVVRERDGWKDFYRACREVSA; this comes from the coding sequence ATGTCTGTGTCCGTGGAGTCCGTGGAACCTACGACCGTCGAAGCAGCCCAAGTACTCGCGAAGGAGCCGGCCGAGGCGTTGCGACCGCACGCCGAGAACGCCTTCGCCGGTGAACTCGCCGCGCTCGCCGAGCAGGACGACCGCCCGCGCCCGGCCCGCTGGCGGCTGTCGCCGTGGGCGGTGGCGACGTACCTGCTCGGCGGCACCCTGCCGGACGGCACGGTGATCACGCCGAAGTACGTGGGCCCGCGCCGCATCGTCGAGGTCGCCGTCACGACACTCGCCACCGATCGCGCCCTGCTCCTGCTCGGCGTCCCCGGCACCGCGAAGACCTGGGTGTCCGAACATCTGGCCGCGGCGGTCAGCGGCGACTCGACGCTGCTCGTGCAGGGCACGGCGGGCACGCCGGAGGAGGCGATCCGCTACGGCTGGAACTACGCGCAGTTGCTCGCCAACGGCCCCAGCCGCGACGCCCTCGTGCCCAGCCCGGTCATGCGGGCCATGGCGGAGGGGATGACGGCGCGAGTGGAGGAGCTGACCCGTATCCCGGCCGACGTGCAGGACACGCTGATCACGATCCTCTCCGAGAAGACGCTGCCGATACCGGAGTTGGGGCAGGAGGTACAGGCGGTCCGCGGCTTCAACCTGATCGCCACGGCCAACGACCGCGACCGCGGGGTCAACGACCTCTCCAGCGCCCTGCGCCGCCGCTTCAACACGGTGGTGCTGCCGCTGCCCGAGAGCGTCGAAGCCGAGGTCGACATCGTCTCGCGGCGCGTCGACCAGATCGGCCGCTCCCTCGACCTGCCGGCCGTGCCCGAGGGCGTCGACGAGATCCGCCGTGTCGTGACCGTCTTCCGTGAGCTGCGCGACGGGATCACGTCCGACGGCCGTACGAAGGTCAAGTCGCCGAGCGGCACGTTGTCGACGGCCGAGGCGATCTCCGTCGTCACCAGCGGGCTCGCGCTGGCCGCTCACTTCGGCGACGGCGTGCTGCGGGCCGGCGACGTCGCCGCGGGCATCCTCGGCGCCGTCGTCCGCGACCCGGCGGCCGACCGCGTCATCTGGCAGGAGTACCTGGAGGCGGTCGTCCGCGAGCGCGACGGCTGGAAGGACTTCTACCGGGCCTGCCGGGAGGTGAGCGCGTGA
- a CDS encoding lipase family alpha/beta hydrolase → MKVTRAAMPLLPLCQRMLPGRLAGLSLALLKATALEFAILAGHLLLYPSGITQERRGSSARLPSSDGAAQLPTETKPPVVLLHGFIDNRSVFVLLRRSLAQHGRQQVESLNYSPLTCDIRTAAELLGRHIEEICERTGSKHVDVVGHSLGGLIARYYVQRLGGDIRVRTLVTLGTPHSGTRVVPLANAHPIVRQMRPGSALLEELTRPAPGCRTHFVSFWSDLDHLMDPLETACIDHPDLMVQNVRVSGIGHLALPVHPAVATGIRQALDTERTGAEAAARTGGLTVA, encoded by the coding sequence ATGAAGGTCACCAGGGCAGCGATGCCCCTTCTTCCGCTCTGTCAGCGGATGCTCCCGGGCAGACTGGCGGGACTCTCCCTGGCCCTGCTGAAGGCGACCGCCCTGGAGTTCGCGATCCTCGCCGGGCACCTCCTCCTCTATCCCTCCGGCATCACGCAGGAACGCCGCGGGTCATCGGCCCGGCTCCCCTCCTCGGACGGCGCGGCACAGCTGCCGACCGAGACCAAACCCCCGGTCGTCCTCCTGCACGGCTTCATCGACAACCGCTCGGTCTTCGTGCTGCTGCGCCGCAGCCTCGCCCAGCACGGCAGGCAGCAGGTCGAGTCGCTCAACTACTCGCCGCTGACCTGTGACATCCGCACCGCGGCCGAGCTGCTCGGCCGGCACATAGAGGAGATCTGCGAGCGCACGGGCAGCAAGCACGTCGACGTCGTCGGGCACAGCCTCGGCGGGCTGATAGCGCGGTACTACGTGCAGCGGCTCGGCGGTGACATCCGCGTCCGCACGCTGGTGACGCTCGGCACCCCGCACTCCGGCACCCGGGTGGTCCCGCTGGCGAACGCGCACCCGATCGTGCGCCAGATGCGCCCCGGCTCCGCGCTGCTCGAGGAGCTGACCCGGCCCGCCCCGGGCTGCCGTACGCACTTCGTGAGCTTCTGGAGCGACCTCGACCATCTGATGGACCCGCTGGAGACCGCCTGTATCGACCACCCTGACCTGATGGTGCAGAACGTACGGGTGAGCGGGATCGGCCATCTCGCCCTGCCCGTGCATCCCGCCGTCGCGACCGGGATACGTCAGGCCCTGGACACCGAGCGGACAGGAGCCGAAGCCGCCGCCCGCACCGGCGGCCTGACAGTGGCCTGA
- a CDS encoding M23 family metallopeptidase, giving the protein MNDRHPSGTMTPAPASDAATAHYASYGTQEAQYGDFTTYGGYDTNGFATAGHGTATFDADPLFGSLPGDSTGVHDAQQWATGSHQTLNYDDAYAAQHYAAYDTGAYDTTAWSAGHQPLSAIPPQATGPDVSGQWDANAWLQPDQSGVPADGTQQWEWGTQAFDTGAYDATQWNAGSHEGDDTAAPADDYEQQAEQGSYDQPTPDGGQLDATGELPSVAPVAPLLDDQEEVTPAPASRAASRSGSRSRRRAPAKRSALLTIAVPSACVMGVAGIAAASVGTFGGDQDTSASASDAHAVKPAAANNKLDSQIQSLSAGADDFADRASRTQERIDLKAQQAADKKKAAEEAARKERLRPKFALPVAQKGLSAYFGQAGINWMSVHTGIDFPVSYGTTVMSAVDGTVRTQWNSAYGNMMIVTAKDGTETWYCHLSSYRVSTGMSVKAGQPIAYSGNSGNSTGPHLHFEVRPAGGSAIDPLPWLRSHGLDPT; this is encoded by the coding sequence GTGAACGACCGTCACCCGTCGGGGACCATGACCCCGGCTCCGGCTTCCGACGCCGCCACGGCGCACTATGCCTCGTACGGCACGCAGGAAGCCCAGTACGGCGACTTCACCACGTACGGCGGCTATGACACCAACGGTTTTGCGACCGCCGGTCACGGCACCGCGACCTTCGACGCCGACCCCCTGTTCGGCAGCCTCCCGGGCGACAGCACCGGCGTGCACGACGCGCAGCAGTGGGCCACGGGCAGTCACCAGACCCTGAACTACGACGACGCGTACGCGGCCCAGCACTACGCCGCCTACGACACCGGCGCGTACGACACGACCGCCTGGAGCGCCGGCCACCAGCCGCTCTCCGCCATCCCGCCGCAGGCCACGGGGCCCGACGTCTCCGGGCAGTGGGACGCGAACGCCTGGCTCCAGCCCGATCAGTCGGGCGTCCCCGCCGACGGGACCCAGCAGTGGGAGTGGGGCACCCAGGCCTTCGACACCGGGGCGTACGACGCCACGCAGTGGAACGCCGGGAGCCACGAAGGCGACGACACGGCCGCGCCCGCCGACGACTACGAACAGCAGGCCGAGCAGGGCTCGTACGACCAGCCCACGCCGGACGGCGGCCAGTTGGACGCCACCGGAGAGCTGCCCTCCGTCGCCCCCGTCGCCCCGCTCCTCGACGACCAGGAAGAGGTCACGCCGGCTCCGGCGTCGCGCGCGGCCTCGCGCAGCGGGAGCCGTTCCCGCCGCCGTGCGCCCGCCAAGCGCTCCGCGCTGCTGACGATCGCCGTGCCCTCGGCGTGTGTGATGGGCGTGGCCGGTATCGCCGCCGCGTCCGTGGGCACCTTCGGCGGCGACCAGGACACCTCCGCGAGCGCGTCGGACGCGCACGCGGTGAAGCCGGCCGCCGCGAACAACAAGCTGGACTCCCAGATCCAGAGCCTCTCCGCCGGCGCCGACGACTTCGCCGACCGGGCCAGCCGTACGCAGGAGCGCATCGACCTCAAGGCCCAGCAGGCGGCCGACAAGAAGAAGGCGGCGGAGGAGGCGGCCCGCAAGGAGCGGCTGCGCCCGAAGTTCGCACTTCCGGTCGCCCAGAAGGGGCTCAGCGCCTACTTCGGCCAGGCAGGCATCAACTGGATGTCCGTGCACACCGGCATCGACTTCCCGGTCTCGTACGGCACGACGGTGATGTCCGCGGTCGACGGCACAGTCCGCACGCAGTGGAACAGCGCGTACGGCAACATGATGATCGTGACCGCGAAGGACGGTACGGAGACGTGGTACTGCCACCTCTCCAGCTACCGCGTCTCCACCGGTATGTCGGTGAAGGCCGGCCAGCCGATCGCTTACTCCGGGAACTCGGGCAACTCGACCGGTCCGCACCTGCACTTCGAGGTCAGGCCGGCCGGCGGTTCGGCGATCGACCCGCTGCCGTGGCTGCGCAGCCACGGCCTGGACCCCACGTAG
- the pcrA gene encoding DNA helicase PcrA, with protein sequence MSSLFDDSFLADLKAPRGHEEESPPPPEDDHLPEPVPDDLFGGKFDAPPDRDAYYRDGAPRPAIDAAALLDGLNENQRAAVVHSGTPLLIVAGAGSGKTRVLTHRIAHLLGERNVHPGQILAITFTNKAAGEMKERVEQLVGPRANAMWVMTFHSACVRILRRESKKLGFTSSFSIYDAADSKRLMALVCRDLDLDPKRYPPKSFSAKISNLKNELIDEEDFAAQATDGFEKTLAQAYAMYQSRLREANALDFDDLIMTTVNLLRAFPDVAEHYRRRFRHVLVDEYQDTNHAQYALVRELVGTAQRADEADVPPNEYDLPPAELCVVGDADQSIYAFRGATIRNILQFEEDYPDATTILLEQNYRSTQTILSAANAVIERNESRRPKNLWTNAGAGARITGYVADTEHDEAQFVADEIDRLTDAGDAKAGDVALFYRTNAQSRVFEEVFIRVGLPYKVVGGVRFYERKEVRDVLAYLRVLANPEDSVPLRRILNVPKRGIGDRAEAMIDALSQREKISFPQALKRVDEAYGMAARSANAVKKFNTLMEDLRTIVESGVGPATVLEAILERTGYLAELQASTDPQDETRIENLQELAAVALEFEQESGEGEEPGSLAGFLERVALVADSDQIPDEDEDGSGVITLMTLHTAKGLEFPVVFLTGMEDGVFPHMRALGQTKELEEERRLAYVGITRARERLYLTRSSLRSAWGQPSYNPPSRFLEEIPAQHVDWKRTGATAPVASGPVSGVAASLSSSRSRSSASGASGFATRRASDKPVVSLAVGDRVTHDQFGLGTVVAVKGTGGNAEATVDFGEAKPKRLLLRYAPVEKL encoded by the coding sequence ATGAGCAGCCTCTTTGACGACAGCTTCCTGGCGGATCTCAAGGCCCCCCGCGGCCACGAGGAAGAATCCCCGCCGCCGCCCGAGGACGATCACCTGCCGGAGCCCGTTCCGGACGATCTGTTCGGCGGGAAGTTCGACGCGCCCCCGGACCGGGACGCCTACTACCGCGACGGCGCCCCGCGCCCGGCGATCGACGCCGCCGCACTCCTGGACGGGCTGAACGAGAACCAGCGCGCGGCCGTCGTCCACTCAGGCACCCCGCTGCTCATCGTGGCGGGCGCCGGCTCCGGCAAGACCCGCGTCCTCACCCACCGCATCGCCCACCTCCTGGGCGAGCGGAACGTGCACCCGGGCCAGATCCTCGCGATCACCTTCACCAACAAGGCCGCGGGCGAGATGAAGGAGCGCGTCGAGCAGCTCGTCGGCCCGCGCGCCAACGCGATGTGGGTGATGACCTTCCACAGCGCGTGCGTGCGCATCCTGCGCAGGGAGTCGAAGAAGCTCGGCTTCACCTCCTCCTTCTCGATCTACGACGCCGCCGACAGCAAGCGCCTGATGGCCCTGGTCTGCCGCGACCTGGACCTCGACCCCAAGCGCTATCCGCCGAAGTCCTTCAGCGCCAAGATCTCGAACCTGAAGAACGAGCTGATCGACGAGGAGGACTTCGCCGCCCAGGCCACGGACGGTTTCGAGAAGACCCTCGCCCAGGCCTACGCCATGTACCAGTCGCGGCTGCGCGAGGCGAACGCCCTCGACTTCGACGACCTGATCATGACGACGGTCAACCTGCTGCGCGCCTTCCCGGACGTCGCCGAGCACTACCGCCGCCGCTTCCGCCACGTCCTGGTCGACGAGTACCAGGACACCAACCACGCCCAGTACGCGCTCGTACGGGAACTCGTGGGCACCGCGCAGCGCGCCGACGAAGCTGACGTACCGCCCAACGAGTACGACCTCCCACCCGCCGAACTGTGTGTCGTGGGCGACGCCGACCAGTCGATCTACGCCTTCCGCGGCGCGACGATCCGCAACATCCTCCAGTTCGAGGAGGACTACCCGGACGCGACGACGATCCTCCTGGAGCAGAACTACCGCTCCACGCAGACGATCCTCTCCGCGGCCAACGCGGTCATCGAGCGCAACGAGTCGCGCCGCCCCAAGAACCTGTGGACCAACGCGGGCGCGGGCGCGCGCATCACCGGCTACGTCGCCGACACCGAGCACGACGAGGCCCAGTTCGTCGCCGACGAGATAGACCGCCTCACGGACGCGGGCGACGCGAAGGCGGGCGACGTCGCCCTCTTCTACCGCACGAACGCCCAGTCCCGCGTCTTCGAAGAGGTCTTCATCCGCGTCGGCCTGCCCTACAAGGTCGTCGGCGGCGTCCGCTTCTACGAGCGCAAGGAGGTCCGGGACGTCCTGGCCTACCTGCGGGTGCTGGCCAACCCGGAGGACTCGGTGCCGCTGCGCCGGATCCTGAACGTGCCCAAGCGCGGCATCGGCGACCGCGCGGAGGCCATGATCGACGCCCTGTCCCAGCGCGAGAAGATCAGCTTCCCGCAGGCGCTCAAGCGCGTCGACGAGGCGTACGGCATGGCCGCCCGGTCGGCGAACGCCGTCAAGAAGTTCAACACGCTGATGGAGGATCTCCGGACGATCGTCGAGTCGGGCGTCGGCCCGGCGACCGTCCTGGAGGCGATCCTCGAACGGACCGGCTATCTCGCCGAGTTGCAGGCCTCCACTGACCCGCAGGACGAGACCCGGATCGAGAACCTCCAGGAACTCGCCGCCGTGGCCCTGGAGTTCGAGCAGGAGTCCGGCGAGGGCGAGGAGCCCGGCTCGCTCGCCGGCTTCCTGGAGCGCGTCGCGCTGGTCGCCGACTCGGACCAGATTCCGGACGAGGACGAGGACGGCTCCGGGGTCATCACGTTGATGACCCTGCACACCGCCAAGGGCCTTGAGTTCCCGGTCGTCTTCCTCACCGGCATGGAGGACGGCGTCTTCCCGCACATGCGCGCCCTCGGTCAGACGAAGGAGCTGGAGGAGGAGCGGCGGCTCGCGTACGTGGGCATCACGCGCGCGCGTGAACGGCTGTATCTGACGCGGTCGTCCCTGCGCAGCGCATGGGGCCAGCCCTCGTACAACCCGCCCTCGCGGTTCCTGGAGGAGATTCCGGCGCAGCATGTCGACTGGAAGCGGACGGGCGCCACGGCACCGGTCGCCTCCGGCCCGGTATCCGGAGTGGCGGCCTCGCTGTCATCCTCCCGCTCACGCTCGTCGGCATCGGGCGCGTCCGGCTTCGCCACCCGCCGGGCCTCCGACAAACCGGTGGTCTCGCTGGCGGTCGGCGACCGGGTCACCCATGACCAGTTCGGACTCGGCACGGTCGTGGCGGTGAAGGGCACGGGCGGGAACGCGGAGGCGACGGTCGACTTCGGCGAGGCCAAGCCGAAGCGGCTGCTGCTGCGGTACGCGCCGGTGGAGAAGCTGTAG
- a CDS encoding SWIM zinc finger family protein — protein sequence MTQQGVRWSADQVLALAPDIASRKAGSKLGAAGPWSEAGSSDEGAVWGLCKGSGSKPYQTVVDLADAAGPAYKCSCPSRKFPCKHALGLLLLWAGGDGAVPRGQVPDWAEQWMEGRRQRAGLKQAAGAAGSSSGSGDPEAARRRAERRAERITAGTTELEQRLADLLRGGLASAEQAGYGLWEETAARMVDAQAPGLAARVRELGAIPSSGPGWPLRLLEECALLHLLDQGWLHRERLPDGLAATVRSRVGLPGTADGPPLRDRWLVVAQYDTADSRLTTRRIWLHGTDSDRTALLLSYGAAGRAPELTLPVGLALDAEVSAYPGAGQVRAALGEQFAPPAPTHTRPPGVTTAQAAARYGEALRADPWLDSVPVALDRVIPVPDGDSWQLADADEDAALPLAPAVRARPGLWRLVALSGGAPVRVFGECGHRGFTPLTAWPEEAGEAVQLC from the coding sequence ATGACTCAGCAGGGGGTGCGCTGGAGCGCGGATCAGGTGCTGGCACTGGCGCCTGACATCGCGTCACGCAAGGCGGGCAGCAAACTCGGTGCGGCGGGGCCGTGGTCCGAGGCGGGGAGTTCCGACGAGGGGGCGGTGTGGGGGCTGTGCAAGGGCAGTGGCAGCAAGCCGTATCAGACGGTCGTCGACCTCGCGGACGCTGCGGGTCCCGCGTACAAGTGCAGTTGTCCGAGCCGCAAGTTCCCGTGCAAGCACGCTCTGGGCCTGCTGCTGCTCTGGGCGGGCGGGGACGGCGCGGTGCCGCGGGGGCAGGTGCCGGACTGGGCGGAGCAGTGGATGGAGGGGAGAAGGCAGCGCGCCGGACTGAAGCAGGCGGCGGGGGCGGCCGGTTCCTCTTCCGGATCCGGTGATCCGGAGGCCGCGCGGCGCCGGGCGGAGCGCCGTGCCGAGCGGATCACCGCCGGCACGACCGAGCTGGAGCAGCGGCTGGCGGATCTGCTGCGCGGCGGTCTCGCGAGCGCGGAGCAGGCGGGGTACGGGCTGTGGGAGGAGACGGCGGCACGCATGGTCGACGCCCAGGCACCGGGACTGGCCGCGCGGGTGCGGGAGTTGGGGGCGATCCCGTCGTCCGGGCCCGGCTGGCCGCTGCGTCTGCTGGAGGAGTGCGCGTTGCTCCATCTCCTGGACCAGGGCTGGCTGCACCGCGAGCGGTTGCCGGACGGTCTGGCGGCGACGGTCCGTTCCCGCGTCGGCCTGCCCGGCACGGCGGACGGCCCGCCGCTCAGGGACCGCTGGCTGGTCGTCGCCCAGTACGACACGGCCGACTCACGCCTGACGACCCGCCGGATCTGGCTCCACGGCACCGATTCGGACCGCACCGCGCTGCTCCTCTCCTACGGCGCCGCGGGCCGCGCCCCGGAGCTCACGCTGCCCGTCGGGCTGGCCCTGGACGCCGAGGTGTCCGCGTACCCGGGTGCCGGGCAAGTGCGCGCGGCCCTGGGCGAGCAGTTCGCACCGCCGGCTCCCACGCACACGCGGCCGCCGGGAGTGACGACGGCCCAGGCGGCCGCCCGTTACGGCGAGGCGCTGCGGGCCGACCCTTGGCTGGACTCCGTCCCGGTCGCGCTGGACCGGGTCATACCGGTCCCGGACGGCGACTCATGGCAGCTGGCGGACGCCGACGAGGACGCGGCGCTGCCACTGGCTCCCGCCGTCCGTGCCCGGCCCGGTCTGTGGCGTCTGGTGGCCCTCTCGGGCGGCGCCCCGGTCAGGGTCTTCGGCGAGTGCGGCCACCGTGGCTTCACCCCGCTGACGGCCTGGCCGGAGGAAGCGGGAGAGGCGGTGCAGCTGTGCTGA